The Pantoea trifolii nucleotide sequence ATCAAGCCATCGTCGACCAGTACGGTGTTACCAATTTTCAGGTCTTCAGTGAAACCGGCGTAGGTCACGGCAACACGTTCGCTGTTACCAATCACCGTCTGATCGGTAGTGAAGGTGAAGGTCTGGCCCGCTTTCAACGATACATCGTTGCCGCCTTCCAGTTTCATGGTACGAATTTCCGGACCTTTGGTGTCCAGCAGAATAGCGGCCTGACGACCGGTTTTTTCCATAACGGCACGCATGTTGGTGATGCGTTGGCCGTGTTCAGCATAATCCCCGTGCGAGAAGTTCAGGCGCATCACGTTCATGCCCGCTTCCAGCAAATGGGTCAGCATCTCTTCAGATTCGGTTTTTGGACCGATAGTACAAACGATTTTGGTCTTTTTCATGTCAGGTTTTCTATAAGTTGTGATGGATGATAAAGGTCGGGATTCGATGCGCATGGCACCGAAGTGAGAATATTTATGGTGTTGGAACGGATTTCACAGAAATAAGAATAGGAGACGAAAGCAAAGCGTGCAGAGAAGTTATGCAGTACGCGAGGGAACTGAGTGATCAGTGTTGCGCAAATCATTGGAGTTGTTTGCATAGGCACGTTAGCGCTGAAACCTTTCAGGTGGAACAACGCGGCATAGTATAGTCGCTAAGTATGCGAAAACCAATATAAAAGCGGCGTGATAAAGACGATGCAGATCAAGAAAAAGGTGTTGCGCAAGGAGATAAAACCAGAGTGGTGCGCTCTAATGGACTCGAACCATCGACCCCCACCATGTCAAGGTGGTGCTCTAACCAACTGAGCTAAGAGCGCATTCAGGAAATTCACTAATTGGTGCGTCCGAGTGGACTCGAACCACCGACCCCCACCATGTCAAGGTGGTGCTCTAACCAACTGAGCTACGGACGCACTTGGTGCGCTCTAATGGACTCGAACCATCGACCCCCACCATGTCAAGGTGGTGCTCTAACCAACTGAGCTAAGAGCGCAACACGCTGTCAGGGCGACAGCGGGGACGAATATTAACGGCAGGCTGTGATGCTGGCAAGGGGAAAAAGTGTTTTTCCCCTACGACTGACCAGCAACTGTGCTATGCGTCGTTTTTTTCGCCGTTACCAGCCACTTAGCGCGCGGCACGCGCCAAAATCACCTGCGCAGGCAGGCGCTGTAAACGACGGATGCGCCAAATCATCATCACTGCTGCGGAGGTCAGACCGATAATGAAGCCACACCAGAAACCGGCGGGGCCGAGTTTCGGCAAAACCCAATCCGTCATCGCCAATACATAGCCCACCGGCAAACCCAGCACCCAATAGGCGATAAAAGTAATGAAGAAGATCGAGCGCGTGTCTTTATAACCGCGCAAGATACCGCTGCCGATCACCTGAATCGAATCTGAGAACTGATAGATCGCCGCCAGCAACATCAGCTGTGCCGCAAGGGTAATGACTTCTGGATTTGCCGTGTACAAGCCGGCGATATCGTGACGGAAAATCACGGTAAACAGCGCGGTGATGGCCGCCATGCTGATGCCGACCCCTTGCCCGGTCCACGCAGCAACGCGCGCCTGTTCGGCGGAACCTTGACCGAGTCGATAACCAACGCGAATGGTAGTAGCGACGCCGAGCGACAGCGGCAACACGAACATCAGCGAACTGAAGTTGAGCGCAATCTGGTGCCCGGCCACTTTGACGATGCCGAGTGGTGATACTAAAAGCGCCACCACGGCAAACAGCGTCACCTCAAAGAACAGCGCCAATGCCACCGGCAAACCCAGCGTGAACAGGCGTGACAAAATCGCACGTGACGGTGCAGACCAGCGCGTTTTCATACGGATGTCGCGCATGCTTGCCATGCGTTTCACCCAGAAGCGCATCACCAGGAACATCACCCAATAGACCGATGCCGTTGCCACGCCGCAGCCGACGCCGCCTAAGGCCGGCATACCAAAATGGCCGTAAATGAACACATAGTTGAGCGGAATGTTCACCATCAGGCCGAGGAAGCCGAGCAGCATCGCCGGTTTGGTTTTCGACAAACCTTCGCATTGGTTGCGCATCACCTGGAACAGTAGGTAACCCGGTGCGCCCCACAGCAACGCATGCAGGTATCCTTCGGCTTTGGCGGCCAATTCAGGATCGATGTCATGCATGGTGTTAATCAGATAACCGGCATTCCACAGCACCACCATAATCAGTAGCGCAACGGCCAGTGCCATCCAGTATCCCTGGCGCACTTGTTCCGCGATACGTTCGCGTCGTCCTGAACCGTTGAGTTGCGCAACGGTAGGCGTCAAAGCCAGTAGAAGACCATGACCAAACAGAATGGCGGGAAGCCAGATAGAGGTGCCGACAGCAACGGCGGCCATATCCGTGGCGCTTACCGCACCGGCCATAACAGTATCTACAAAACCCATCGCCGTCTGGGCCACCTGAGCAAGGATGACCGGGATCGCGAGGGCCAGCAATTGACGCGCTTCTGTAAAATACTTCTGCACGTTACACCTGCTTAATTAAAGAAGAGAGCGGGGCGAAATCCCCAAAGAATGCGCGGCATAGTGTAGCGGCAGCGCTGGCTTCCGCCAAACGTTGATCGCATTTTGTTTAGCAATTTGTGTAAAGTTTGAACTCCGCCAAATTAAGCTGCCGCCGACAAGCTGTGATAAACTGACGCAAACTTTGCAGAGGCTGAGATGATGTTTACTGGAATTGTGCAAGGCACGGCAGAAATTGTCGGCATTGAAGAGAAAGATCTGTTTCGTACCCATATTGTGCGCTTACCGGAGGATCTGTTACCGGGCCTGGCGCTGGGCGCATCGGTGGCACACAATGGCTGCTGCCTGACGGTGACCGAGATTAACGGCGATTTGGTCAGCTTCGATCTGATTAAAGAAACATTGCGCATTACCAACCTGGGTGAATTAAAGGTGGGTGATGTGGTGAATATTGAGCGTGCCGCGAAGTTCAGTGATGAAATTGGCGGTCATTTAATGTCTGGCCATATTATGACCACGGCGGAAATCTGTAAAATCATCCAGTCTGAAAACAACCGCGAAATCTGGTTTAAATTACAGGACGCCACCCAGATCAAATATATTCTGCACAAAGGTTTTGTGGGTATCGATGGTATTAGTTTGACCGTTGGCGACGTAACCAAAAGCAAATTCTGTGTGCATTTGATCCCGGAAACGCTGGAGCGCACCACTTTAGGCGCGAAGAAGTTCGGTCAAAAAGTCAATATTGAGATTGATCCGCATACGCAGGCCATTGTGGAAACGGTTGAGCGCGTATTAGCGCAGCGTGAAGCCGCTGCACTGGCGCAGATTGCTAGCGCAGAATAATACCGTTGAAAAAGGCGCCATGCGGCGCCTTGATTCATTTGAAAGCTGATTAACGCGCTACGCGTAAACCGCCATCCTTGCCACGACTGAATACTACCTGCCACAGCTGAATATCACGGGCACGAAACGCACCGGCGCAGGCGTTGAGATAATAGTCGAACATCCGTTTAAAACGTTCGCCATATTTCTCAGCCAGCTGCGGCCACGCCGCCTGAAAACGTTCATACCACGCCATTAACGTCGTATCGTAATCTGCGCCAAAGTTATGCCAGTCTTCCATGACGAAATGCGGCTCACTGGCATCAGCGATTTGACGTACCGACGGCAAACAACCGTTCGGGAAGATATATTTATCAATCCACGGATCGACATTCATATCTGTAGTGAGGGCACCAATGGTGTGCAGCAAAAATATGCCGTCTGGTTTGAGGTTACGGTCAGCAACATCAAAATAAGTGGC carries:
- a CDS encoding MATE family efflux transporter yields the protein MQKYFTEARQLLALAIPVILAQVAQTAMGFVDTVMAGAVSATDMAAVAVGTSIWLPAILFGHGLLLALTPTVAQLNGSGRRERIAEQVRQGYWMALAVALLIMVVLWNAGYLINTMHDIDPELAAKAEGYLHALLWGAPGYLLFQVMRNQCEGLSKTKPAMLLGFLGLMVNIPLNYVFIYGHFGMPALGGVGCGVATASVYWVMFLVMRFWVKRMASMRDIRMKTRWSAPSRAILSRLFTLGLPVALALFFEVTLFAVVALLVSPLGIVKVAGHQIALNFSSLMFVLPLSLGVATTIRVGYRLGQGSAEQARVAAWTGQGVGISMAAITALFTVIFRHDIAGLYTANPEVITLAAQLMLLAAIYQFSDSIQVIGSGILRGYKDTRSIFFITFIAYWVLGLPVGYVLAMTDWVLPKLGPAGFWCGFIIGLTSAAVMMIWRIRRLQRLPAQVILARAAR
- a CDS encoding riboflavin synthase subunit alpha yields the protein MFTGIVQGTAEIVGIEEKDLFRTHIVRLPEDLLPGLALGASVAHNGCCLTVTEINGDLVSFDLIKETLRITNLGELKVGDVVNIERAAKFSDEIGGHLMSGHIMTTAEICKIIQSENNREIWFKLQDATQIKYILHKGFVGIDGISLTVGDVTKSKFCVHLIPETLERTTLGAKKFGQKVNIEIDPHTQAIVETVERVLAQREAAALAQIASAE